A window of Flavobacterium flavigenum contains these coding sequences:
- a CDS encoding fasciclin domain-containing protein translates to MKRYTTLPKLMRLTLMVFLTLAFLNCTSEKINERTDETVNITDFLKQNDDYSMFLEMLEITNYSLFMNTYGTYTLFLPTNNAVKQYLKDVHADSVKDIPLKDLQDLVKLHILDQVVATTSFTDGKIATPSQQGQFLITGAAKIGGSTSITVNKTARIMSSNVPAGNGIIHVIDQVLRVANKTLAQTIEENESLSLFTQALKVTGWYDKLNMPLTETTVDGKKTLSGHLTVLTETNEVFKAAGINSLEDLKAKYSHLHDPLNPADSLNLFVSYRILPKLQYLADLAVTPSLETKAPLEVISVKMSTGTVLLNEETFNGVLEKGIPVNRPASDVTTSNGVVHTVEQNFFIKKRNPAPVYFDLADQPEFMQLSAVFRKPGNSVTLEKSLFRDVTWDGVDKLTYVCATKGNSNYIDRGWHGDVIEAKLRKDFVQNLAFKTPVIIKGKYKVWVAYRQKASKNPIVKVYIDGVALPRLINFQEGGNVTLNERVLESQGYKNHIYPLTNRFNTRLCGIVDIQTTGRHTITFESLSSPGDYSWLDVVEFRPIDMDQLYPRLRAGGNDFAQLTDPNK, encoded by the coding sequence ATGAAAAGATACACCACACTACCAAAATTGATGAGACTTACTTTAATGGTCTTTTTAACACTGGCATTTCTCAACTGTACTTCTGAAAAAATCAATGAACGCACAGATGAAACAGTAAACATTACTGACTTTTTGAAACAAAATGATGACTATTCCATGTTTTTGGAAATGCTAGAAATTACGAATTACTCTTTGTTTATGAACACTTATGGCACATACACTTTATTTCTGCCAACAAATAATGCAGTAAAACAGTATTTAAAAGATGTTCATGCTGATTCTGTAAAAGATATCCCTCTTAAGGATTTACAGGATTTAGTAAAACTCCATATCCTTGACCAGGTAGTGGCTACTACATCTTTTACTGATGGTAAAATTGCAACCCCAAGCCAGCAAGGGCAATTTCTTATTACAGGTGCTGCCAAAATTGGAGGTTCTACAAGTATAACTGTTAATAAAACAGCCCGAATCATGTCTTCAAATGTACCGGCAGGAAACGGAATCATACATGTAATAGATCAGGTATTGCGTGTTGCCAATAAAACTTTAGCACAAACTATAGAAGAAAATGAATCACTTTCTTTATTTACCCAAGCATTAAAAGTAACAGGATGGTATGATAAATTAAATATGCCTCTAACAGAAACAACAGTCGACGGGAAAAAGACCCTTAGCGGACACCTGACTGTTTTAACTGAAACAAATGAAGTATTTAAAGCTGCCGGAATCAACAGTCTTGAGGATTTAAAAGCAAAATATAGTCATTTACATGATCCGTTGAATCCGGCAGACAGTTTAAATCTTTTTGTAAGTTACCGTATTTTACCAAAACTTCAATATTTGGCTGATCTGGCGGTTACGCCATCATTAGAAACCAAAGCACCGCTGGAAGTAATTAGTGTAAAAATGAGTACAGGTACAGTTTTATTAAACGAAGAAACTTTCAACGGAGTATTAGAAAAAGGAATACCTGTAAATCGCCCAGCAAGTGATGTTACAACGTCAAATGGAGTGGTTCATACTGTCGAGCAGAATTTCTTTATCAAAAAAAGAAACCCGGCTCCTGTTTATTTCGACTTGGCTGACCAACCAGAATTTATGCAGTTAAGTGCCGTTTTTAGAAAACCCGGCAATAGTGTAACTCTTGAGAAATCTTTATTTCGTGATGTGACATGGGATGGTGTTGATAAATTAACCTATGTATGTGCTACAAAAGGAAACAGTAATTATATAGATCGTGGATGGCATGGTGACGTTATAGAAGCAAAACTTAGAAAAGACTTTGTACAAAATCTAGCTTTTAAAACTCCTGTAATTATAAAAGGAAAATATAAAGTTTGGGTAGCCTACAGACAAAAAGCTTCTAAAAACCCTATTGTTAAAGTTTATATTGATGGTGTAGCACTGCCAAGGCTTATTAACTTTCAGGAAGGCGGAAATGTTACTTTAAATGAAAGAGTTTTAGAGTCGCAAGGATATAAAAATCACATTTATCCATTAACTAACAGATTTAATACAAGACTTTGCGGTATTGTGGATATACAAACAACGGGCCGTCATACCATCACTTTTGAATCGCTTTCAAGTCCTGGTGATTATTCGTGGTTGGATGTTGTAGAATTTAGACCTATAGATATGGATCAGCTTTACCCTAGATTAAGGGCAGGTGGAAACGATTTTGCACAGCTAACCGATCCTAATAAATAG
- a CDS encoding RagB/SusD family nutrient uptake outer membrane protein → MRTKIKSILAILLIFVTATSCDDYLDLRPEDGIVREEFWKTKEDVQAAVIGIYSSLLKRPPAGQTPTDVTDYNISEYLFMYGEIRADMISPATNTTPDQRDITTSNILSSNDLTSWSAFYRTINYCNTVIQLAPAVRDNDPTLTQTQLNNYLSEALAIRAYLYFTLARTFKDVPLKLDATLSDKDNFQLAKTPQNQIFEQVIKDLALAEEYAVTDYGNILSNKGRVTIYTINAMQADVYLWMDKFTEALAATKKIENSGKFKLIPASNSWFNRVFAIGNTTESIFEFQYTTQNLNPFYDMFLARPEFIASPVVLEDIFGIDFADANNFDVRGQRCALVPGTNQIYKFTGLNMDSYKALQESDTHWFVYRYSDVLLLQAEALIQLGRGDEALTIIEDIRLKRRAISQTHEDVNPENKSEMTDYLLSERAREFAFEGKRWFDVLRNARRNNYERLDLLNNMALISAPADQLQSILAKLQDPDSHYLPINKYELYTNKALVQNPFYK, encoded by the coding sequence ATGAGAACTAAAATAAAATCTATATTAGCTATTCTTCTAATTTTTGTTACTGCTACATCATGTGACGATTATTTAGATTTAAGGCCTGAAGATGGTATCGTACGTGAAGAATTCTGGAAAACCAAAGAAGATGTTCAGGCTGCTGTTATCGGTATCTATTCTTCTCTATTAAAAAGACCTCCTGCAGGACAAACGCCAACAGATGTAACAGATTACAATATCAGCGAATATTTATTTATGTATGGCGAAATTAGAGCTGATATGATATCGCCAGCAACCAATACTACTCCTGATCAGAGAGACATTACTACATCAAACATCTTGTCATCAAACGATTTAACGAGCTGGTCAGCATTTTACAGAACTATCAATTACTGTAATACTGTTATTCAACTTGCACCGGCAGTAAGGGATAACGACCCTACTCTAACACAAACGCAGCTGAACAACTACCTTTCTGAGGCTTTGGCTATCAGAGCTTATTTATACTTTACGCTAGCTCGTACTTTTAAGGATGTGCCCCTTAAATTAGATGCAACGCTTTCCGATAAAGATAATTTTCAATTGGCCAAAACGCCACAAAATCAAATTTTTGAACAGGTAATCAAAGATCTGGCTTTAGCAGAAGAATATGCTGTAACAGATTATGGTAACATACTTTCGAACAAAGGAAGAGTTACTATTTACACTATTAATGCCATGCAGGCTGATGTTTATCTTTGGATGGATAAATTTACAGAAGCTCTCGCTGCGACTAAAAAGATAGAAAACTCAGGTAAATTTAAATTAATTCCTGCTTCGAACAGTTGGTTCAACAGAGTATTTGCAATCGGGAACACTACCGAAAGTATTTTTGAATTTCAGTATACGACGCAAAACCTGAATCCATTTTACGATATGTTTTTGGCAAGACCGGAATTCATAGCATCTCCTGTCGTTTTAGAAGATATTTTCGGGATTGACTTCGCAGATGCCAATAATTTTGATGTTCGGGGTCAAAGATGTGCTTTAGTACCCGGTACTAATCAAATCTATAAGTTTACTGGTCTTAATATGGATTCTTATAAAGCATTGCAGGAATCGGATACACACTGGTTTGTTTACAGATATTCAGATGTTTTACTATTACAGGCAGAAGCCTTAATACAATTAGGAAGAGGAGACGAAGCACTTACTATCATTGAGGATATCCGCCTCAAACGCAGGGCAATTAGTCAGACCCATGAGGATGTTAATCCTGAAAACAAATCAGAAATGACAGATTATCTTTTATCAGAACGTGCACGCGAATTTGCATTTGAAGGGAAACGCTGGTTTGATGTTTTACGAAATGCCAGAAGAAATAATTATGAACGTTTGGATTTATTGAATAATATGGCATTGATTAGTGCTCCGGCAGATCAACTGCAATCTATCCTGGCTAAACTTCAGGATCCTGATAGTCACTACTTACCAATCAATAAATACGAATTGTATACCAATAAAGCATTAGTTCAAAATCCATTTTATAAATAA
- a CDS encoding SusC/RagA family TonB-linked outer membrane protein codes for MKQNLTNLLYRFAFALIILAALPSFAQDSKSTLVRGQVVDSGDNLPIPSATIVEQDAENRTVGGVLSDIDGNFAIHLKNPNNKLLISTIGYKSKVVSVNGKTTIKIALVSTITSLNNVVVTGQKKVETGLLNIAERNKTTSSVTIKAADIANSQAASIDEQLQGRIAGVDIISSSGDPGAGMQIKIRGASSISGSSSPLIVVDGMPYETSIPADFNFGTADDDGYAALLNIAPSDIDTITIDKDAAATALWGSRAAGGVIIINTKRGGISAPKISYTFVGTRSKVPDALPMLSGDQYSQLIPEEFMNRNGVPLNTQNIKEFQYDPQEVYYYKNYSNNTDWTKAISQIGLIHDHNLSLQGGGQRARYFSSVGYYNSKGVTIGTGFERISTRLNLDYIVSDRIRFKTDIAYTFSSTDRNYVNNFSGTDKDLLRSVSYGKMPNMGIFEYDQTGVLTPNFFSPAQNVQGGYPSTYNPVAMAEFATNNQVSNRVVPHFNINVDIIPKRFISTFDLQFDFNSTKAKSFLPQNATGRPITETVVNRASDVDVDMANITTKTNFVYTPDFGEKQNLSVLLSLQSNDSRYESHQVITSNTASSLLTDPSNPSRTQNSELNLYTSNSQTRTVGSLLNAQYGLLDRYIVNVGLRADGNSRFGQENRYGLFPSASARWRVSGESFMRNVNWIDDLSLRLSYGESGRAPKYDYRYYNVYGNYPSDYLGLNGVYPQNIQLSNLRWETLIGKNLGFNLQMFNKRVQLDVEIYRNTTKNMIFENVDVTSVAGYSKMDQNVGTMDNQGWEVGLFTTPLKTDKWRVEFNFNIASNQNMIREISEYFPNESGNIDRNGEYKRFLQKDNPFGSFYGYRYKGVYVDKQATLAKDANGNAITGPNGQLVYMRFNYPNTDYTFQPGDAIYEDINKDGNIDSRDVVYLGNSNPKLNGGFGPNITFNNQFKLLLFFNFRLNYDIVNGTDMRTTNMYGWDNQSTATLSRWRNPGDVTEMPRAVFGAGYNWLGSDRYVEDASFVRLRSVTFSYSFGKKLLKSLKMDEIRTYITADNLYTWTNYRGQDPEVSMSSGPFGMAIDNSRTPPNSRISLGITTRF; via the coding sequence ATGAAACAAAATCTAACCAATTTGCTTTACCGTTTTGCATTTGCCTTGATTATCCTGGCAGCATTACCCTCTTTTGCACAGGACTCTAAGAGTACCTTAGTACGTGGACAAGTTGTCGATTCAGGTGATAATTTACCTATTCCCTCTGCTACTATTGTGGAACAGGATGCTGAAAACCGTACCGTTGGAGGGGTTTTATCTGATATAGACGGAAACTTTGCTATACATCTGAAAAACCCAAATAATAAATTATTAATTTCAACTATTGGATATAAATCCAAAGTAGTTTCAGTTAATGGTAAAACCACAATAAAAATTGCATTGGTATCTACAATTACGTCACTAAATAACGTCGTTGTTACAGGACAAAAAAAGGTAGAAACCGGTTTGCTAAACATAGCCGAAAGAAATAAAACTACCAGTTCTGTTACCATTAAAGCAGCTGACATAGCCAACTCTCAGGCAGCTTCTATTGATGAACAACTACAGGGACGTATCGCTGGTGTAGACATTATTTCTTCTAGTGGCGATCCTGGTGCCGGAATGCAGATCAAGATCAGAGGAGCCTCCTCTATTTCCGGATCTTCCAGCCCTTTAATTGTTGTTGACGGCATGCCTTATGAAACCTCTATTCCCGCAGATTTTAACTTTGGAACTGCAGATGATGATGGTTATGCAGCATTACTAAATATTGCTCCTTCAGATATCGATACCATCACCATAGATAAGGATGCGGCTGCAACTGCTTTATGGGGGTCGCGAGCAGCAGGTGGTGTTATTATTATCAATACAAAACGTGGAGGAATCAGTGCTCCAAAAATCAGCTACACCTTTGTAGGCACTCGTTCAAAAGTTCCTGATGCACTCCCGATGTTAAGCGGTGACCAATACTCTCAATTGATTCCTGAAGAATTCATGAACCGAAACGGTGTGCCTTTAAACACCCAAAATATTAAGGAATTTCAATACGATCCTCAGGAAGTTTATTATTATAAAAACTACAGTAACAATACCGACTGGACAAAAGCAATATCTCAGATTGGCCTGATACACGATCATAACCTGTCTTTACAAGGAGGTGGACAAAGAGCAAGATATTTCAGTTCGGTAGGGTATTACAATTCTAAAGGAGTTACCATAGGTACTGGTTTTGAACGCATCAGTACCCGTTTAAACTTAGATTATATAGTTTCAGACCGTATTCGTTTCAAAACCGATATAGCTTACACTTTTTCCAGTACAGACCGTAATTACGTGAATAATTTTTCAGGAACTGATAAAGACTTACTTAGAAGTGTTTCTTATGGAAAAATGCCAAATATGGGTATTTTTGAATATGATCAAACCGGAGTACTTACTCCTAATTTTTTCTCACCGGCACAAAACGTTCAAGGAGGATATCCAAGCACATACAACCCTGTGGCTATGGCAGAATTTGCTACAAACAATCAGGTAAGCAACAGAGTTGTTCCTCATTTTAATATAAATGTTGATATTATACCCAAAAGATTCATTTCAACATTTGATTTACAGTTTGATTTTAATAGTACAAAAGCAAAATCTTTTTTACCTCAAAATGCTACAGGACGTCCTATAACAGAAACTGTGGTAAATCGCGCATCGGATGTAGATGTCGATATGGCTAATATTACAACTAAAACCAATTTTGTTTATACCCCTGATTTTGGCGAAAAACAAAACTTATCGGTACTTTTATCTTTACAGTCGAATGACTCCCGTTATGAATCCCATCAGGTCATAACCTCTAACACAGCATCTTCATTACTTACAGATCCGTCGAATCCATCCAGAACACAAAATTCAGAATTAAATTTATATACCAGTAACAGCCAAACGAGAACTGTGGGTAGTTTATTGAATGCGCAATACGGATTATTAGATCGTTATATTGTAAACGTAGGATTACGTGCAGACGGAAATTCAAGATTTGGTCAGGAAAATAGATACGGACTATTTCCATCAGCATCTGCACGTTGGAGAGTTTCAGGAGAGTCTTTTATGAGAAACGTGAACTGGATTGATGATTTAAGTTTGAGATTAAGTTATGGAGAATCAGGAAGAGCACCTAAATATGATTACCGCTACTATAATGTTTATGGAAATTATCCATCTGACTACTTAGGGCTCAATGGAGTATATCCTCAAAATATTCAATTAAGTAATTTGCGGTGGGAAACACTTATTGGAAAAAATTTAGGATTCAATCTTCAAATGTTTAATAAACGTGTCCAGCTCGACGTAGAAATTTATCGTAACACTACTAAAAACATGATTTTCGAGAATGTTGATGTCACTTCGGTTGCAGGTTACAGTAAAATGGATCAAAACGTAGGAACCATGGATAATCAGGGATGGGAAGTTGGTCTTTTTACAACGCCACTTAAAACAGATAAATGGAGAGTAGAATTTAACTTTAACATTGCCAGTAATCAAAACATGATTCGTGAGATCTCCGAGTATTTTCCAAATGAAAGCGGAAACATAGATCGTAATGGAGAATACAAACGTTTTCTTCAAAAAGACAATCCGTTTGGTTCTTTTTACGGATACAGATACAAGGGCGTATATGTAGATAAACAAGCTACCCTTGCCAAAGATGCAAATGGAAATGCCATTACAGGTCCTAACGGACAATTAGTGTATATGCGTTTTAATTACCCCAATACCGATTATACTTTTCAGCCCGGTGATGCCATTTACGAAGACATTAATAAAGATGGTAATATAGACAGTCGTGATGTAGTGTATTTAGGAAACAGCAACCCAAAACTTAACGGAGGATTTGGCCCTAATATTACCTTCAACAACCAGTTCAAATTATTACTGTTCTTTAACTTCCGTTTGAATTATGATATAGTAAACGGAACAGATATGAGAACAACAAATATGTATGGATGGGATAATCAAAGTACTGCAACATTATCAAGATGGCGAAATCCTGGTGATGTAACCGAGATGCCAAGAGCAGTTTTTGGAGCAGGATACAACTGGTTAGGATCTGATAGGTATGTAGAAGATGCTTCTTTCGTTCGTCTTCGTTCCGTTACTTTTAGTTATTCTTTCGGAAAAAAATTATTGAAAAGCCTCAAAATGGATGAAATAAGAACCTATATAACTGCTGACAATTTATACACCTGGACAAATTATAGAGGTCAGGATCCAGAAGTTAGTATGTCTTCAGGTCCTTTCGGAATGGCAATTGACAATTCAAGAACCCCTCCTAACAGCCGTATCTCATTAGGCATTACAACACGTTTCTAA